The region CCCAGGGCCCCTACACCCCTGCCATGTACGGCAACCTTTTCCTGTTCTGGGCGGCCTGCGTGGTCGTGGCCCTGGTCGCGGTGTGCCTGGCCCAGGACACCCTGCCCGGACGCAAAGGAAAAGCAGCGTGAGTGAACTCAAGGAGCGTCTGGCCTACGCCAGTGAGGCCGTGGGCGGCGACCCCTGGGCCCGTTTTCTGGGCCTCGCCGTGGAGAGCCTGGGCGAGGCTCAAGCCACCATCAGCTTCGTGCCCGGCCCGGACCACCTCAACGCAGTGGGCCGGGTGCACGGCTCGGTGCTCTACGCCCTGGCCGACCAGGCCATGGCCGTGGCGGCCAACACCTTGGAACGCCCCGCCCTGGTGGTGGAGGCACGCATCAGCTTCGTGGGCAAGGCCGCGCCCGGCGAAAAGCTCTCGGCCAGCGCCCGCGCCCTGGACCTGGGCCGCACCCTCAGCCTGTGGGAGGTGAGCATCACCAACCCGGAGGGCCGTCTGGTGGCCCTGGCCGGGGGACGGGGCTACCACGCCGCGCCCAAGCCTATCCCCGCCTAGTCCCCGGCCCATTCCTGTGTTAAATTTCATAGCTCATTACCCGGCGATTTGCCCCGCGCCACCCAATTGCCTCGCAACAAGGATGCAGCTCGGATGAGATCACGTGACATCATCATGATCGTGGTGGCCTTTGCCGGCATCTCCTGCGGGGTGTTTTTGCCCGGGCCTTCCTCCTGGGTCACCCCCTTCACGATCTACATGATGATGGGCGTGCTCTACCTTTCCTTCCTGCGCATCGACTTCGGGGTGCTGACCCGCATCAAGGGGGTGGACCTGGGCGAGCTGGCCCTGTGGAGCCTGCTCAAGCTGGTGCTCATGCCGGTGATCTTGTGGGCCCTCGCCGCCTGGCTGGCCCCGGGCTGGGCCCTGCCGGTGCTCTTGTTGGCCGGCATCTCCGCCGGGGTGACCGCGCCTTTCTTCTGCCAGATGCTGGGCGGCGACCAGGCGCGCTCCCTGCAACTAACGGTGATCACCTCGGTGCTGGTGCCCTTCACCCTGCCCGCCCTGGTTTGGCTGCTGGTCGGGCAAGAGATCAACCTGCCCCTGGTGGCCATGGGCCGCATGTTGGCCCTGGTCATCTTCGTGCCCCTGGTACTGGCCTGGCTCACCATGCGTCTGGCCCCCGGCGTGCTGGCCCCCCTGGGGCGCATCCAGTTCCCCCTGACCAACACCCTTTTCTTTTTGATCAACCTGGGGGTCTTCGCGCCTTACGCCAGCTTTTTCTTTGAGCAATCCGGCCAGGTGGTCACCGCGGTGGTGCTCTCATGCCTACTGGCCGGGGCCTACTTCGGCGCGGTCTGGGCCCTGGGCCGCCTCAGCCATCAGCGCCTGGACCATTTCTCCTGCGGCACGGGCATGGTGTTCATTAACAACGTGCTGGTGGTGGTGGTGGCGGCCAAGTTCTTCGGCCCCCGCGCCCCGCTCTTGGCCGCGGCCTATATGCTGCCCTTTTTCCTGATGCTACTGCCCTACCGCCTGCTCAAGCCCAAGGGAGGCAACTAGGCCTTGCGCTGGTTCCTGCCCATATTCTTCTCGGTCTACACCGGGCTGCACGTAATCTTCTACCGCTGCGCGCGGCACCTGCTGCCCCCGGGGCGGGGCCCGCGCCTCATCGCCTGGGCCTGGCTGGGCCTGATGATCCTGGGCCCCCTGCTCACCGTACTCTCCTATGCCTGGGGCTACCCCAAGGCCTCCGGGGTCATCGGCACGGTGGCCTACTGGTGGATGGCCTATCTGCTCATGAGCCTGCTCTGCCTGCTGGGCATGGACCTGCTCAGGCTCATGGCCTGGCCCTTCTCGCGCGGTCCCTGGGCATGGCGGCGGCCCGTGGCCCTGGCCCTGGGCGCGGCCCTGATCCTCACCGCCTACGGCGGCTGGTCCGCCACTCAGGTGCGCCTCAAGGAGGTGACGATCGCCACCCCCAAGCTGCCCGCCGAGGTTCCCGCGCTACGCATCGCGCTCACCAGCGACCTGCACCTGGGCCTGCCCGGCGGCGAGGCGCGCCTCAAGCGGGCCATCAAGCTCATCCAGGAGGCCAGGCCCGACCTGTGGCTGGACGCGGGCGACATGTGGGACCGCCCGCTGCTGGACGCCCGCGAGCTCACCGGGCTTATGGCCAAGGTGCGCCCGCCCCTGGGCAAGTACGCCATCGGCGGCAACCACGAGAACTACGTGGGCCTGAGCACCTCCATGAGCCTGGACCGGGTGGCGGGCTTCGTGTTCCTGGCCAACCGGGGCCTGGCCGTGGGGCGCGCGCTCAACCTGGCCGGGGTGGTGGACACCCGCAAGCCCGACCCGGCCCGGGACGCCGCCGCCCTCAAGGGCCTGGACCCCGGCCGCTTCACCCTGTTCCTGCGCCACCGCCCGGACTTTGGCCCGGCCACGCGCGGCAAAATCGACCTCCAGGTCTCGGGCCACACCCACGGCGGCCAGGTCTGGCCCTTCCACTACCTGGTCAAGAACCTCTACCCCCGCTTTGCCGGGCTCTATGATCTGGGCCACGGCGCCTGGCAATACACCACCCGGGGCACCGGCCTTTGGGGTCCGCCCATACGCCTTTTCGCCCCGCCCGAGGTCACGCTGATCACTCTGAAGCGCGTCCCGCCCTCTCCCCCCCGCTGACCCCCGGCCCCTTCCCAAGTCACTTGACAAAACAGTCGCGCGCGTTATATGACGTTTACGTCAACGTCATAATATGTTCCTTTGTGCCAACCAAGGAGCCCGCCCATGTGGAGCATCGCCGAGCTGGCCGCCGAGCTGGAGATCAGCACCCGCACCATCCGCTTTTACGAGGAAAAGGGCCTGATCTCTCCCCAGCGCACCCCGGGCAACCGGCGGGTGTACTCCAAGCGGGACCGGGCTCGGCTCAAGCTGATCCTCCGGGGCAAGCGCTTCGGCTACTCCCTGGAGGAGATCGGCGAGATGATCGGCATGGGGGACGTGGACCTGGACGAGGCGGAACAGATCAAGCGCAGCCTGGCCTACGGCGACAAGAAGCTGGCCGAGATCCACCAGCGCATCGAAGAGCTGAAGATGTTGGCCCGGGACATCGAATCCGTGCGGGACAAGCTGCAAGACCGGTTGGGACAACTCAAGGAGGGGAAGCAGTCATGAATTTGGTGGAGATTCTGGAACTCAACGCCCGCAAGTTTGCGGGACGCGACTGCCTGCGCTACAACGGCCAAGGCACCACTTTCGCCGAGCTGGAGGCCCTGGCGGGCCAGGCGGCCGGGCTTTTGCAGTCCTGGGGCGTGGCCAAGGGCGACCGCGTGGGCCTGATGAGCTTCAACACCCCGGCGTTCGTAATCGCCTACTACGGCATCTTGCGCGCCGGGGGCGTGGTGGTGCCCATCAACCACAAGCTGCAGGCGCCCGAGGTGGACTACATTCTGGGCCACAGCCAGGCCAAGCTGCTCTTGGCCGACGGCGCCCTGGCCCCGGTCCTCGCCAAGCTGGACTCGCCGGTGAAAAAGGCGGCCCTGGACAGCGACGTGGAGGGCCTGGAGCGCTTCGAGGCCGCCTTGCAGAACGCGCCCGCGCCCCGGGCGGTTCAGATCGCGGACAGCGACCCGGCCCAGATCCTCTACACCTCGGGCACCACCGGCAAGCCCAAGGGCTGCGTGCACACCCACCAGACGGTGCTCTTCGCGGGCATCACCGGGGCCATGGTGGTCAAGATGGACTTTAGGGACCGCCTGCTCATGGCCATGCCCATCTGGCACTCCAGCCCGCTGAACAACTGGTTCATGGGAATGCAGTACGTGGGCGGCTGCACGGTGCTGATCCGCGAGTATCATCCCCTGCATTTCTTGCAGGCGGTGCAGGATGAGAAATGTACCGTGTATTTCGGCGCGCCCATCAGCTACCTCCTGCCGATTCAGATGATCCCCCACTTCGACCAGTTCGACCTGAGCTCCATGCGCTGCTGGATTTACGGCGGCGGCCCCATCTCCGGCGACGTGGTGCTGGACCTCATCAAGCGCTACCAGAGCGACCAGTTCTACCAGGTCTACGGCATGACCGAGGCCGGCCCCACCGGCACCACCCTGTTCCCCTGGGAGCAGGTGGAGCGCGCGGGATCCATCGGGGCCCAGGGCCTGCCCGGCGCGGACGTGAAGGTGATGACCAGCGAGAACGCCCCGGCCCAGCCCGGCGAGGCGGGCGAGATTTGGCTCAAGGCCCCTTCCATGATGAAGGGCTATCTGGACGACCCTACGGCCACGGCAGAGGCCTTTGAGGACGGCTGGTACAAGACCGGCGACGTGGCCCGGGTGGACGAGGCGGGCTACATGTACATCGTGGACCGCTCCAAGGACATGATCGTCACCGGCGGGGAGAACGTGTACTCCAAGGAAGTCGAGGACGCCCTGGCCACCCATCCGGCGGTCATGGAAAGCGCGGTGCTGGGCCGCCCGCACCACGAGTGGGGCGAAACGGTGGTGGCCTACGTGGTGCCCAAGGCCGAGGCCGAGCCCACCGCCGAGGAGCTGGAGGCTTTCTTGGCCGACAAGCTGGCCCGCTACAAGATTCCCCGCGAGTTCATGATCGTGGCCGAGCTGCCCCACACCCCCACCGGCAAGGTGATGAAATACAAGCTGCGCCAGCAGATCGGCGCTTAGGAGAGAACCATGTTCGACTTTTTGCTCAACCAGGAGCAAATAAAGCTGCGCGACGAGGTGCGTGAGCTGGTGTCCTGGGTCCCCCGCGAGATGATCCTGGCCATGGACCGCGACGAGATCACCTTTCCCAAGGAGTTCCTGGCCGAGGCGGGCAAGCGCAACCTCATGGGCTGCCGCTATCCCAAACAGTGGGGCGGCCGGGGCCTGGACTGGGTGAGCACCTGCATGGTCATGGAAGAGGTGGGCGTGTTGGGCTACATCTTCGCCTGCGTGTTCGGGGTGGGGGCAGAGCTGGTCTGCGACGCCATCATCCTGCACGGCAGCGACGAGCAGAAGGAGCGCTACGTCAAGCCGCTGTTGGCCGGCGAGATGTTCGCGGCCGAGTGCCTCACCGAGCCCCGGGGCGGCTCGGACTTCTTCGGCACCACCACCATTGCCGAGGACAAGGGCGACCACTACGTGCTCAACGGCCAGAAGCGCTTCATCGTGGGCGCGGAAGGGGCCGACTACTTTTTGGTCTACGCCCGCACCGACCCGAACCCTAAGGTGGACCCGCGCAAGGCGCTCACCTGCTTCATCGTGGACCGGGGTCCGGGCGTGGACGTGGCCTATCTCTACGGGCTCATGGGCTGCCGGGGCGGCGGGGCCGGGCGCCTGGTGTTCAAGGACGTGAAGGTGCCCAAGCAAAACATCGTGGGCAAGGCGGGCGGGGCCTACGCGGTGTTCAACACCATGATGATTCCCGAGCGCCTGGGCACCGCCGCCATGACCATCGGCGCGGCCAAGCCCGCCCTGGACGTGGCCACCGGCTACACCACCCGGCGCAAGGCCTTTGGCCAGACCATCAACCAGTTCCAAGGGGTGAGCTTCCAGGTGGCCGAGGCCGCCACTTTGCTGGACGCGGCGCGGGCCATGGTCTATGCTACCGCCCGAGCGGTGGATGCGGGCACCGACACCGCGCTCACCCGCAGGCTGATTAGCCAGACCAAGAAGTTCGTCACCGAGAGTTGCCAAAAGGCGGCCAACCACGCCATGCAGGTAATGGGCGGCATCGGCTACACCAGCATCTTCCCGGTGGAACGCATCGTGCGCGACCTTCGCCTGGCCTCCATCTGGACCGGCACCAACGAGGTGATGAACCTCATCGCCGGGCACGAGTGGTACCGCGCCTATCACGACGCCAAGGCGGCCGCGCCGCGCGATTTCGAGGCCGACGCCGAGGCGGCCGGCGAAAACGAGGAGAAGATCTACGAGTAATGACTCTGTGGGAGACCCTGGCCCTGGCCGTGGCCCTTGGCTGCGACGCCTTTGCCGTGGGGCTGGCCCTGGGGGGGCGCTTCGGCGCCCCTCGCCAGCTCTTCCGCCTGTCGTTCCACTTCGGCCTGTTCCAGTTCGGCATGCCGCT is a window of Desulfarculaceae bacterium DNA encoding:
- a CDS encoding PaaI family thioesterase gives rise to the protein MSELKERLAYASEAVGGDPWARFLGLAVESLGEAQATISFVPGPDHLNAVGRVHGSVLYALADQAMAVAANTLERPALVVEARISFVGKAAPGEKLSASARALDLGRTLSLWEVSITNPEGRLVALAGGRGYHAAPKPIPA
- a CDS encoding metallophosphoesterase; the encoded protein is MRWFLPIFFSVYTGLHVIFYRCARHLLPPGRGPRLIAWAWLGLMILGPLLTVLSYAWGYPKASGVIGTVAYWWMAYLLMSLLCLLGMDLLRLMAWPFSRGPWAWRRPVALALGAALILTAYGGWSATQVRLKEVTIATPKLPAEVPALRIALTSDLHLGLPGGEARLKRAIKLIQEARPDLWLDAGDMWDRPLLDARELTGLMAKVRPPLGKYAIGGNHENYVGLSTSMSLDRVAGFVFLANRGLAVGRALNLAGVVDTRKPDPARDAAALKGLDPGRFTLFLRHRPDFGPATRGKIDLQVSGHTHGGQVWPFHYLVKNLYPRFAGLYDLGHGAWQYTTRGTGLWGPPIRLFAPPEVTLITLKRVPPSPPR
- a CDS encoding MerR family DNA-binding transcriptional regulator — translated: MWSIAELAAELEISTRTIRFYEEKGLISPQRTPGNRRVYSKRDRARLKLILRGKRFGYSLEEIGEMIGMGDVDLDEAEQIKRSLAYGDKKLAEIHQRIEELKMLARDIESVRDKLQDRLGQLKEGKQS
- a CDS encoding AMP-binding protein, with the protein product MNLVEILELNARKFAGRDCLRYNGQGTTFAELEALAGQAAGLLQSWGVAKGDRVGLMSFNTPAFVIAYYGILRAGGVVVPINHKLQAPEVDYILGHSQAKLLLADGALAPVLAKLDSPVKKAALDSDVEGLERFEAALQNAPAPRAVQIADSDPAQILYTSGTTGKPKGCVHTHQTVLFAGITGAMVVKMDFRDRLLMAMPIWHSSPLNNWFMGMQYVGGCTVLIREYHPLHFLQAVQDEKCTVYFGAPISYLLPIQMIPHFDQFDLSSMRCWIYGGGPISGDVVLDLIKRYQSDQFYQVYGMTEAGPTGTTLFPWEQVERAGSIGAQGLPGADVKVMTSENAPAQPGEAGEIWLKAPSMMKGYLDDPTATAEAFEDGWYKTGDVARVDEAGYMYIVDRSKDMIVTGGENVYSKEVEDALATHPAVMESAVLGRPHHEWGETVVAYVVPKAEAEPTAEELEAFLADKLARYKIPREFMIVAELPHTPTGKVMKYKLRQQIGA
- a CDS encoding acyl-CoA/acyl-ACP dehydrogenase translates to MFDFLLNQEQIKLRDEVRELVSWVPREMILAMDRDEITFPKEFLAEAGKRNLMGCRYPKQWGGRGLDWVSTCMVMEEVGVLGYIFACVFGVGAELVCDAIILHGSDEQKERYVKPLLAGEMFAAECLTEPRGGSDFFGTTTIAEDKGDHYVLNGQKRFIVGAEGADYFLVYARTDPNPKVDPRKALTCFIVDRGPGVDVAYLYGLMGCRGGGAGRLVFKDVKVPKQNIVGKAGGAYAVFNTMMIPERLGTAAMTIGAAKPALDVATGYTTRRKAFGQTINQFQGVSFQVAEAATLLDAARAMVYATARAVDAGTDTALTRRLISQTKKFVTESCQKAANHAMQVMGGIGYTSIFPVERIVRDLRLASIWTGTNEVMNLIAGHEWYRAYHDAKAAAPRDFEADAEAAGENEEKIYE